One part of the Leptospira saintgironsiae genome encodes these proteins:
- a CDS encoding alpha-ketoglutarate-dependent dioxygenase AlkB family protein, producing the protein MELFESERQRNLLPYQGIVTYYGTIIARNLSDSLLKILLEDIPWRNDEAIIYGKHIITKRKVAWFGDSDYEYTYSNTTKKALPWTKELSELKSLTEKITETKFNSCLLNLYNNGEEGMAWHSDDEKSLGKNSTIASLSFGAERKFYFKHKSTKEQVSLILEHGSLLVMQGAQESWLHSLPKTKSIKQPRVNLTFRTMRY; encoded by the coding sequence ATGGAACTATTTGAATCGGAAAGGCAGAGGAACTTACTTCCTTATCAGGGAATTGTAACGTATTACGGGACGATCATTGCTCGAAATCTTTCAGATAGTCTTCTAAAAATTTTACTCGAGGACATCCCTTGGAGGAACGACGAGGCTATAATTTACGGGAAACATATAATCACTAAAAGAAAAGTAGCCTGGTTCGGAGATTCAGATTATGAATACACATATTCAAACACCACTAAAAAAGCGCTACCTTGGACAAAAGAACTTTCTGAACTCAAAAGTTTAACAGAAAAAATTACTGAAACCAAATTTAATTCCTGCTTACTTAATTTATATAATAATGGAGAAGAAGGAATGGCCTGGCATAGCGATGATGAAAAATCGTTAGGAAAAAATTCTACTATCGCTTCTCTATCATTCGGGGCAGAAAGAAAATTTTACTTCAAACATAAGTCCACCAAAGAGCAAGTTTCTTTAATATTAGAACATGGAAGTTTATTAGTAATGCAAGGAGCCCAAGAATCTTGGCTGCATAGCCTTCCTAAAACAAAATCGATCAAA